In a genomic window of Thiosocius teredinicola:
- a CDS encoding gamma-butyrobetaine hydroxylase-like domain-containing protein: MSTPTPTELNLHRMSRVLEVTFDDGSNFKLPAEYLRVYSPSAEVAGHGPGQRKVPLGKEGVNIDRIEPVGNYAVVLHFDDEHNTGIYSWETLYNLGKHYDDLWAQYLEELKEKGYTRKEPAA; encoded by the coding sequence ATGAGTACGCCCACGCCCACAGAGCTCAACCTGCACCGCATGTCGCGCGTGCTCGAGGTCACCTTCGATGATGGGTCGAACTTCAAACTGCCGGCAGAGTACCTGCGGGTTTATTCGCCGTCGGCCGAGGTCGCCGGTCATGGGCCGGGGCAGCGCAAGGTGCCGTTGGGCAAGGAAGGCGTCAATATCGATCGCATCGAACCGGTCGGCAACTATGCGGTGGTGCTGCACTTCGACGATGAGCACAACACCGGCATCTACTCGTGGGAAACCCTGTACAATCTGGGCAAGCACTACGATGACCTGTGGGCGCAGTATCTCGAAGAGCTGAAGGAAAAGGGCTACACCCGTAAAGAGCCCGCCGCCTGA
- a CDS encoding toll/interleukin-1 receptor domain-containing protein — MAGVLVSYRRDDSQGYASRLADDLRELLGADRVFRDVEIPPDSDFTDVLHRAIAATDALVVVVGRHWAALSDDGHATRLFDPTDWIRTQIEAAFAQGKAVVPVLVGGAEMPGRGSLPRSIARLASYHSDSLTATDWQTGVAELVDHLVDLCPSLVAERVRGAYSETPLDVLRELDDGFQAKVHSRRRPKVAPPTLPPTFGQRLLRGVLRASLVMLILLIVGALGYMGVRLFGNTEMIEELDAIESVVNQRFQ; from the coding sequence ATGGCAGGGGTTCTGGTTAGTTACCGCCGAGATGACAGCCAAGGCTATGCGAGCCGCCTCGCAGATGATCTCCGAGAACTTCTCGGTGCCGATCGCGTCTTCCGCGACGTAGAGATTCCGCCGGACAGCGACTTCACCGATGTGCTGCATCGCGCGATCGCGGCTACCGATGCGCTGGTCGTGGTCGTTGGACGCCACTGGGCGGCACTTTCCGACGATGGGCACGCCACCCGCTTGTTCGATCCCACCGATTGGATACGCACGCAGATTGAAGCGGCGTTCGCCCAAGGCAAGGCCGTCGTGCCGGTTCTGGTCGGTGGCGCAGAGATGCCGGGGCGAGGATCGCTGCCGCGCAGCATCGCGCGGCTCGCCAGCTACCATTCCGATTCGCTGACCGCGACCGACTGGCAGACCGGCGTCGCCGAATTGGTCGACCACCTTGTCGATTTGTGTCCCTCGCTCGTTGCAGAAAGGGTGCGCGGTGCCTATTCCGAGACGCCTTTGGACGTGCTGCGTGAATTGGATGATGGCTTTCAAGCCAAAGTGCATTCGCGTCGTCGGCCCAAAGTGGCCCCGCCAACCTTGCCGCCCACCTTCGGGCAACGCCTGCTACGGGGTGTCTTGCGCGCTTCGCTGGTCATGTTGATTCTGTTGATTGTGGGGGCACTGGGTTACATGGGTGTGCGCTTGTTCGGCAACACCGAGATGATCGAAGAACTCGATGCCATCGAGTCGGTGGTGAACCAGCGCTTTCAGTGA